Proteins from a genomic interval of Panthera tigris isolate Pti1 chromosome A2, P.tigris_Pti1_mat1.1, whole genome shotgun sequence:
- the RFX1 gene encoding MHC class II regulatory factor RFX1 isoform X1 produces the protein MATPAYVTELQAAPQPSQPPQAQPQPPPPPAAAPQPPQPPAAAATPQPQYVTELQSPQPQAQPPGSQKQYVTELPATPTPSQPAGAPTPTPASQQYIVVTVSEGAMRASETVSEASPGSTASQTGVPTQVVQQVQGTQQRLLVQTSVQAKPGHVSPLQLTNISVPQQALPTQRLVVQSTAPGGKGGQVSLTVHGTQQVHSPPERSPGQANSSSSKTAGAPAGAVPQQLQVCGVQQSVPVTQERSVVQATPQAPKAGPVQQLTVQGLQPVHVAQESSGSQFPARKAEQQEPRPTPPPEPPPRPPTPGPRPSALAPEPPPLPPACRGEVRPLGSPQPPPPHYEPGAEQWVELVGVMPPHLLLPQQKVVFEPLPGLPARASPDQRVRIQRVPQVLVFGTAATALKVQQLQQVPVPHVYSSQVQYVEGGDASYTASAIRSSTYPYPETPLYTQTAGASYYEAAGTAAQVSTPATSQAVASSGSVPMYVSGSQVVTSSASSAGGASGGASGTGGGGGGGGGGGGGGGGGGGSGGGGGGSGAGTYVIQGGYMLGSASQSYSHTTRASPATVQWLLDNYETAEGVSLPRSTLYCHYLLHCQEQKLEPVNAASFGKLIRSVFMGLRTRRLGTRGNSKYHYYGLRIKASSPLLRLMEDQQHMAMRGQPFSQKQRLKPLQKMEGMTNGVAVGPQQAAGLSDISAQVQQYQQFLDASRSLPDFSELDLQGKVLPEGVGPGDIKAFQVLYREHCEAIVDVMVNLQFTLVETLWKTFWRYNLSQPNEAPPLAVHDEAEKRLPKASLVLLSKFEPVLQWTKHCDNVLYQGLVEILIPDVLRPIPSALTQAIRNFAKSLESWLTHAMVNIPEEMLRVKVAAAGAFAQTLRRYTSLNHLAQAARAVLQNTAQINQMLSDLNRVDFANVQEQASWVCRCEDRVVQRLEQDFKVTLQQQNSLEQWAAWLDGVVSQVLKPYQGSAGFPKAAKLFLLKWSFYSSMVIRDLTLRSAASFGSFHLIRLLYDEYMYYLIEHRVAQAKGETPIAVMGEFANLTTSLNPLDPDKDEEEEEEEESEDELPQDISLAAGGESPALGPDALEPPAKLARTDTRGLFVQALPSS, from the exons AAGGCGCCATGCGGGCCAGTGAGACTGTATCAGAAGCCAGCCCGGGCTCCACAGCCAGCCAGACCGGAGTCCCCACTCAGGTGGTTCAGCAGGTGCAGGGCACCCAGCAG CGTCTGCTGGTCCAGACAAGCGTGCAGGCCAAGCCGGGCCACGTGTCTCCCCTCCAGCTCACCAACATCTCAGTGCCCCAGCAG GCTCTCCCCACGCAGCGTCTGGTGGTGCAGAGCACGGCCCCAGGCGGCAAGGGTGGCCAGGTTTCCCTGACAGTGCATGGCACCCAGCAGGTGCACTCGCCCCCTGAG CGGTCGCCGGGGCAGGCAAACAGCTCCTCCAGCAAGACGGCTGGGGCCCCCGCGGGTGCCGTGCCGCAGCAGCTGCAGGTCTGTGGCGTTCAGCAGAGTGTCCCCGTCACCCAAGAG AGGTCCGTGGTCCAAGCCACTCCACAGGCGCCCAAAGCCGGCCCCGTGCAGCAACTTACGGTGCAGGGGCTTCAGCCAGTTCACGTGGCTCAAGAG AGCTCAGGCAGTCAGTTTCCCGCTAGGAAGGCAGAGCAGCAGGAGCCCCGGCCCACGCCGCCGCCGGAGCCGCCGCCCCGGCCACCCACGCCCGGGCCCCGGCCGAGCGCGCTGGCCCCGGAGCCGCCGCCGCTCCCGCCCGCGTGCAGGGGCGAGGTCCGGCCGCTAGGCAGCCCCCAGCCGCCGCCGCCCCATTACGAGCCGGGCGCCGAGCAGTGGGTGGAGCTGGTGGGCGTGATGCCCCCGCACCTGCTCCTGCCGCAGCAGAAAGTGGTCTTCGAGCCACTGCCCGGGCTCCCGGCCCGAGCCAGCCCCGACCAGAGGGTCAGGATCCAGAGAGTCCCCCAGGTGCTAGTGTTCGGCACGGCCGCCACGGCCCTCAAA GTGCAGCAGCTCCAGCAGGTGCCCGTCCCACACGTGTACTCCAGCCAAGTGCAGTATGTGGAGGGTGGTGACGCCAGCTACACGGCCAGTGCCAT CCGCTCCAGTACCTACCCCTACCCGGAGACGCCGCTGTACACGCAGACAGCGGGCGCAAGCTACTACGAAGCTGCAGGCACAGCTGCGCAGGTCAGCACGCCCGCTACCTCCCAGGCGGTGGCCAGCAGCGGCTCCGTGCCCATGTACGTGTCCGGGAGCCAGGTCGTCACCAGCTCCGCCAGCAGCGCGGGTGGGGCCAGCGGCGGCGCCAGCGGCaccggcggtggcggcggcgggggcgggggcggcggcggcgggggcggcggcggcggcggcagtggcggcggcggcggcggcagcggagCAGGCACCTATGTGATCCAGGGCGGCTACATGCTGGGCAGCGCCAGCCAGTCCTACTCCCACACCACGCGTGCCTCGCCAGCCACC GTTCAGTGGCTCCTAGACAACTATGAGACGGCCGAGGGTGTGAGCCTGCCACGGAGCACCCTCTACTGCCACTACCTGCTGCACTGCCAGGAGCAGAAGCTGGAGCCCGTCAACGCCGCCTCCTTCGGCAAGCTCATCCGCTCCGTGTTCATGGGCCTGCGCACCCGACGGCTGGGCACCAG gGGCAACTCCAAATACCACTACTACGGCCTGCGGATCAAGGCCAGCTCGCCCCTGCTGCGACTGATGGAGGACCAGCAGCACATGGCCATGCGGGGCCAGCCCTTCTCACAGAAGCAGAG GCTCAAGCCCCTCCAGAAGATGGAGGGCATGACGAACGGCGTGGCTGTGGGGCCGCAGCAGGCCGCGGGGCTGTCGGACATCAGCGCGCAGGTGCAGCAGTACCAGCAGTTTCTGG ATGCCTCGAGGAGTCTCCCTGACTTCTCGGAGCTTGACCTCCAGGGCAAAGTGCTCCCCGAGGGCGTCGGGCCTGGGGACATCAAGGCCTTCCAGGTCCTGTACCGGGAACACTGTGAG GCCATTGTCGACGTCATGGTGAACCTGCAGTTCACCCTGGTGGAGACACTGTGGAAAACCTTCTGGAGGTACAACCTCAGCCAGCCCAACGAGGCGCCTCCGCTGGCCGT GCACGACGAGGCTGAGAAGCGGCTGCCCAAGGCCAGCCTGGTGCTCCTCTCCAAGTTTGAGCCAGTGCTGCAGTGGACCAAGCACTGTGACAACGTGCTGTACCAGGGCCTGGTGGAGATCCTCATCCCTGACGTGCTGCGGCCCATCCCCA GTGCCTTGACCCAAGCGATCCGGAACTTTGCCAAGAGCCTGGAGAGCTGGCTCACCCACGCCATGGTGAACATCCCAGAGGAGATGCTGCGTGTGAAG gTGGCGGCGGCCGGTGCCTTCGCGCAGACGCTGCGACGCTACACGTCGCTCAACCACTTGGCGCAGGCGGCGCGGGCAGTGCTGCAGAACACCGCGCAGATCAACCAGATGCTGAGCGACCTCAACCGCGTGGACTTCGCCAACGTGCAG GAGCAGGCCTCGTGGGTGTGCCGCTGCGAGGACCGCGTGGTGCAGCGTCTGGAGCAGGACTTCAAGGTGACCCTGCAGCAGCAGAACTCACTGGAGCAGTGGGCGGCCTGGCTGGACGGCGTCGTGAGCCAGGTGCTTAAGCCCTACCAGGGCAGCGCCGGCTTCCCCAAGGCCGCCAAGCTCTTCCTCCTTAAGTGGTCCTTCTACAG CTCCATGGTGATCCGGGACCTGACCCTGCGCAGCGCTGCCAGCTTTGGGTCTTTCCACCTCATCCGGCTGCTCTACGACGAGTACATGTACTACCTGATCGAGCACCGCGTGGCCCAGGCCAAGGGCGAGACCCCCATTGCCGTCATGGGCGAG TTCGCCAACCTGACCACCTCGCTGAACCCCCTTGACCCGGACAAAG acgaggaggaggaagaggaggaggagagcgagGACGAGCTGCCACAGGACATCTCACTGGCGGCCGGCGGAGAGTCACCCGCGCTGGGCCCGGACGCCCTGGAGCCGCCGGCCAAGTTGGCAAGGACAGACACACGGGGCCTCTTCGTGCAGGCGCTGCCCTCCAGCTAA
- the RFX1 gene encoding MHC class II regulatory factor RFX1 isoform X4 — MATPAYVTELQAAPQPSQPPQAQPQPPPPPAAAPQPPQPPAAAATPQPQYVTELQSPQPQAQPPGSQKQYVTELPATPTPSQPAGAPTPTPASQQYIVVTVSEGAMRASETVSEASPGSTASQTGVPTQVVQQVQGTQQALPTQRLVVQSTAPGGKGGQVSLTVHGTQQVHSPPERSPGQANSSSSKTAGAPAGAVPQQLQVCGVQQSVPVTQERSVVQATPQAPKAGPVQQLTVQGLQPVHVAQESSGSQFPARKAEQQEPRPTPPPEPPPRPPTPGPRPSALAPEPPPLPPACRGEVRPLGSPQPPPPHYEPGAEQWVELVGVMPPHLLLPQQKVVFEPLPGLPARASPDQRVRIQRVPQVLVFGTAATALKVQQLQQVPVPHVYSSQVQYVEGGDASYTASAIRSSTYPYPETPLYTQTAGASYYEAAGTAAQVSTPATSQAVASSGSVPMYVSGSQVVTSSASSAGGASGGASGTGGGGGGGGGGGGGGGGGGGSGGGGGGSGAGTYVIQGGYMLGSASQSYSHTTRASPATVQWLLDNYETAEGVSLPRSTLYCHYLLHCQEQKLEPVNAASFGKLIRSVFMGLRTRRLGTRGNSKYHYYGLRIKASSPLLRLMEDQQHMAMRGQPFSQKQRLKPLQKMEGMTNGVAVGPQQAAGLSDISAQVQQYQQFLDASRSLPDFSELDLQGKVLPEGVGPGDIKAFQVLYREHCEAIVDVMVNLQFTLVETLWKTFWRYNLSQPNEAPPLAVHDEAEKRLPKASLVLLSKFEPVLQWTKHCDNVLYQGLVEILIPDVLRPIPSALTQAIRNFAKSLESWLTHAMVNIPEEMLRVKVAAAGAFAQTLRRYTSLNHLAQAARAVLQNTAQINQMLSDLNRVDFANVQEQASWVCRCEDRVVQRLEQDFKVTLQQQNSLEQWAAWLDGVVSQVLKPYQGSAGFPKAAKLFLLKWSFYSSMVIRDLTLRSAASFGSFHLIRLLYDEYMYYLIEHRVAQAKGETPIAVMGEFANLTTSLNPLDPDKDEEEEEEEESEDELPQDISLAAGGESPALGPDALEPPAKLARTDTRGLFVQALPSS; from the exons AAGGCGCCATGCGGGCCAGTGAGACTGTATCAGAAGCCAGCCCGGGCTCCACAGCCAGCCAGACCGGAGTCCCCACTCAGGTGGTTCAGCAGGTGCAGGGCACCCAGCAG GCTCTCCCCACGCAGCGTCTGGTGGTGCAGAGCACGGCCCCAGGCGGCAAGGGTGGCCAGGTTTCCCTGACAGTGCATGGCACCCAGCAGGTGCACTCGCCCCCTGAG CGGTCGCCGGGGCAGGCAAACAGCTCCTCCAGCAAGACGGCTGGGGCCCCCGCGGGTGCCGTGCCGCAGCAGCTGCAGGTCTGTGGCGTTCAGCAGAGTGTCCCCGTCACCCAAGAG AGGTCCGTGGTCCAAGCCACTCCACAGGCGCCCAAAGCCGGCCCCGTGCAGCAACTTACGGTGCAGGGGCTTCAGCCAGTTCACGTGGCTCAAGAG AGCTCAGGCAGTCAGTTTCCCGCTAGGAAGGCAGAGCAGCAGGAGCCCCGGCCCACGCCGCCGCCGGAGCCGCCGCCCCGGCCACCCACGCCCGGGCCCCGGCCGAGCGCGCTGGCCCCGGAGCCGCCGCCGCTCCCGCCCGCGTGCAGGGGCGAGGTCCGGCCGCTAGGCAGCCCCCAGCCGCCGCCGCCCCATTACGAGCCGGGCGCCGAGCAGTGGGTGGAGCTGGTGGGCGTGATGCCCCCGCACCTGCTCCTGCCGCAGCAGAAAGTGGTCTTCGAGCCACTGCCCGGGCTCCCGGCCCGAGCCAGCCCCGACCAGAGGGTCAGGATCCAGAGAGTCCCCCAGGTGCTAGTGTTCGGCACGGCCGCCACGGCCCTCAAA GTGCAGCAGCTCCAGCAGGTGCCCGTCCCACACGTGTACTCCAGCCAAGTGCAGTATGTGGAGGGTGGTGACGCCAGCTACACGGCCAGTGCCAT CCGCTCCAGTACCTACCCCTACCCGGAGACGCCGCTGTACACGCAGACAGCGGGCGCAAGCTACTACGAAGCTGCAGGCACAGCTGCGCAGGTCAGCACGCCCGCTACCTCCCAGGCGGTGGCCAGCAGCGGCTCCGTGCCCATGTACGTGTCCGGGAGCCAGGTCGTCACCAGCTCCGCCAGCAGCGCGGGTGGGGCCAGCGGCGGCGCCAGCGGCaccggcggtggcggcggcgggggcgggggcggcggcggcgggggcggcggcggcggcggcagtggcggcggcggcggcggcagcggagCAGGCACCTATGTGATCCAGGGCGGCTACATGCTGGGCAGCGCCAGCCAGTCCTACTCCCACACCACGCGTGCCTCGCCAGCCACC GTTCAGTGGCTCCTAGACAACTATGAGACGGCCGAGGGTGTGAGCCTGCCACGGAGCACCCTCTACTGCCACTACCTGCTGCACTGCCAGGAGCAGAAGCTGGAGCCCGTCAACGCCGCCTCCTTCGGCAAGCTCATCCGCTCCGTGTTCATGGGCCTGCGCACCCGACGGCTGGGCACCAG gGGCAACTCCAAATACCACTACTACGGCCTGCGGATCAAGGCCAGCTCGCCCCTGCTGCGACTGATGGAGGACCAGCAGCACATGGCCATGCGGGGCCAGCCCTTCTCACAGAAGCAGAG GCTCAAGCCCCTCCAGAAGATGGAGGGCATGACGAACGGCGTGGCTGTGGGGCCGCAGCAGGCCGCGGGGCTGTCGGACATCAGCGCGCAGGTGCAGCAGTACCAGCAGTTTCTGG ATGCCTCGAGGAGTCTCCCTGACTTCTCGGAGCTTGACCTCCAGGGCAAAGTGCTCCCCGAGGGCGTCGGGCCTGGGGACATCAAGGCCTTCCAGGTCCTGTACCGGGAACACTGTGAG GCCATTGTCGACGTCATGGTGAACCTGCAGTTCACCCTGGTGGAGACACTGTGGAAAACCTTCTGGAGGTACAACCTCAGCCAGCCCAACGAGGCGCCTCCGCTGGCCGT GCACGACGAGGCTGAGAAGCGGCTGCCCAAGGCCAGCCTGGTGCTCCTCTCCAAGTTTGAGCCAGTGCTGCAGTGGACCAAGCACTGTGACAACGTGCTGTACCAGGGCCTGGTGGAGATCCTCATCCCTGACGTGCTGCGGCCCATCCCCA GTGCCTTGACCCAAGCGATCCGGAACTTTGCCAAGAGCCTGGAGAGCTGGCTCACCCACGCCATGGTGAACATCCCAGAGGAGATGCTGCGTGTGAAG gTGGCGGCGGCCGGTGCCTTCGCGCAGACGCTGCGACGCTACACGTCGCTCAACCACTTGGCGCAGGCGGCGCGGGCAGTGCTGCAGAACACCGCGCAGATCAACCAGATGCTGAGCGACCTCAACCGCGTGGACTTCGCCAACGTGCAG GAGCAGGCCTCGTGGGTGTGCCGCTGCGAGGACCGCGTGGTGCAGCGTCTGGAGCAGGACTTCAAGGTGACCCTGCAGCAGCAGAACTCACTGGAGCAGTGGGCGGCCTGGCTGGACGGCGTCGTGAGCCAGGTGCTTAAGCCCTACCAGGGCAGCGCCGGCTTCCCCAAGGCCGCCAAGCTCTTCCTCCTTAAGTGGTCCTTCTACAG CTCCATGGTGATCCGGGACCTGACCCTGCGCAGCGCTGCCAGCTTTGGGTCTTTCCACCTCATCCGGCTGCTCTACGACGAGTACATGTACTACCTGATCGAGCACCGCGTGGCCCAGGCCAAGGGCGAGACCCCCATTGCCGTCATGGGCGAG TTCGCCAACCTGACCACCTCGCTGAACCCCCTTGACCCGGACAAAG acgaggaggaggaagaggaggaggagagcgagGACGAGCTGCCACAGGACATCTCACTGGCGGCCGGCGGAGAGTCACCCGCGCTGGGCCCGGACGCCCTGGAGCCGCCGGCCAAGTTGGCAAGGACAGACACACGGGGCCTCTTCGTGCAGGCGCTGCCCTCCAGCTAA
- the RFX1 gene encoding MHC class II regulatory factor RFX1 isoform X3, producing the protein MATPAYVTELQAAPQPSQPPQAQPQPPPPPAAAPQPPQPPAAAATPQPQYVTELQSPQPQAQPPGSQKQYVTELPATPTPSQPAGAPTPTPASQQYIVVTVSEGAMRASETVSEASPGSTASQTGVPTQVVQQVQGTQQRLLVQTSVQAKPGHVSPLQLTNISVPQQALPTQRLVVQSTAPGGKGGQVSLTVHGTQQVHSPPERSPGQANSSSSKTAGAPAGAVPQQLQRSVVQATPQAPKAGPVQQLTVQGLQPVHVAQESSGSQFPARKAEQQEPRPTPPPEPPPRPPTPGPRPSALAPEPPPLPPACRGEVRPLGSPQPPPPHYEPGAEQWVELVGVMPPHLLLPQQKVVFEPLPGLPARASPDQRVRIQRVPQVLVFGTAATALKVQQLQQVPVPHVYSSQVQYVEGGDASYTASAIRSSTYPYPETPLYTQTAGASYYEAAGTAAQVSTPATSQAVASSGSVPMYVSGSQVVTSSASSAGGASGGASGTGGGGGGGGGGGGGGGGGGGSGGGGGGSGAGTYVIQGGYMLGSASQSYSHTTRASPATVQWLLDNYETAEGVSLPRSTLYCHYLLHCQEQKLEPVNAASFGKLIRSVFMGLRTRRLGTRGNSKYHYYGLRIKASSPLLRLMEDQQHMAMRGQPFSQKQRLKPLQKMEGMTNGVAVGPQQAAGLSDISAQVQQYQQFLDASRSLPDFSELDLQGKVLPEGVGPGDIKAFQVLYREHCEAIVDVMVNLQFTLVETLWKTFWRYNLSQPNEAPPLAVHDEAEKRLPKASLVLLSKFEPVLQWTKHCDNVLYQGLVEILIPDVLRPIPSALTQAIRNFAKSLESWLTHAMVNIPEEMLRVKVAAAGAFAQTLRRYTSLNHLAQAARAVLQNTAQINQMLSDLNRVDFANVQEQASWVCRCEDRVVQRLEQDFKVTLQQQNSLEQWAAWLDGVVSQVLKPYQGSAGFPKAAKLFLLKWSFYSSMVIRDLTLRSAASFGSFHLIRLLYDEYMYYLIEHRVAQAKGETPIAVMGEFANLTTSLNPLDPDKDEEEEEEEESEDELPQDISLAAGGESPALGPDALEPPAKLARTDTRGLFVQALPSS; encoded by the exons AAGGCGCCATGCGGGCCAGTGAGACTGTATCAGAAGCCAGCCCGGGCTCCACAGCCAGCCAGACCGGAGTCCCCACTCAGGTGGTTCAGCAGGTGCAGGGCACCCAGCAG CGTCTGCTGGTCCAGACAAGCGTGCAGGCCAAGCCGGGCCACGTGTCTCCCCTCCAGCTCACCAACATCTCAGTGCCCCAGCAG GCTCTCCCCACGCAGCGTCTGGTGGTGCAGAGCACGGCCCCAGGCGGCAAGGGTGGCCAGGTTTCCCTGACAGTGCATGGCACCCAGCAGGTGCACTCGCCCCCTGAG CGGTCGCCGGGGCAGGCAAACAGCTCCTCCAGCAAGACGGCTGGGGCCCCCGCGGGTGCCGTGCCGCAGCAGCTGCAG AGGTCCGTGGTCCAAGCCACTCCACAGGCGCCCAAAGCCGGCCCCGTGCAGCAACTTACGGTGCAGGGGCTTCAGCCAGTTCACGTGGCTCAAGAG AGCTCAGGCAGTCAGTTTCCCGCTAGGAAGGCAGAGCAGCAGGAGCCCCGGCCCACGCCGCCGCCGGAGCCGCCGCCCCGGCCACCCACGCCCGGGCCCCGGCCGAGCGCGCTGGCCCCGGAGCCGCCGCCGCTCCCGCCCGCGTGCAGGGGCGAGGTCCGGCCGCTAGGCAGCCCCCAGCCGCCGCCGCCCCATTACGAGCCGGGCGCCGAGCAGTGGGTGGAGCTGGTGGGCGTGATGCCCCCGCACCTGCTCCTGCCGCAGCAGAAAGTGGTCTTCGAGCCACTGCCCGGGCTCCCGGCCCGAGCCAGCCCCGACCAGAGGGTCAGGATCCAGAGAGTCCCCCAGGTGCTAGTGTTCGGCACGGCCGCCACGGCCCTCAAA GTGCAGCAGCTCCAGCAGGTGCCCGTCCCACACGTGTACTCCAGCCAAGTGCAGTATGTGGAGGGTGGTGACGCCAGCTACACGGCCAGTGCCAT CCGCTCCAGTACCTACCCCTACCCGGAGACGCCGCTGTACACGCAGACAGCGGGCGCAAGCTACTACGAAGCTGCAGGCACAGCTGCGCAGGTCAGCACGCCCGCTACCTCCCAGGCGGTGGCCAGCAGCGGCTCCGTGCCCATGTACGTGTCCGGGAGCCAGGTCGTCACCAGCTCCGCCAGCAGCGCGGGTGGGGCCAGCGGCGGCGCCAGCGGCaccggcggtggcggcggcgggggcgggggcggcggcggcgggggcggcggcggcggcggcagtggcggcggcggcggcggcagcggagCAGGCACCTATGTGATCCAGGGCGGCTACATGCTGGGCAGCGCCAGCCAGTCCTACTCCCACACCACGCGTGCCTCGCCAGCCACC GTTCAGTGGCTCCTAGACAACTATGAGACGGCCGAGGGTGTGAGCCTGCCACGGAGCACCCTCTACTGCCACTACCTGCTGCACTGCCAGGAGCAGAAGCTGGAGCCCGTCAACGCCGCCTCCTTCGGCAAGCTCATCCGCTCCGTGTTCATGGGCCTGCGCACCCGACGGCTGGGCACCAG gGGCAACTCCAAATACCACTACTACGGCCTGCGGATCAAGGCCAGCTCGCCCCTGCTGCGACTGATGGAGGACCAGCAGCACATGGCCATGCGGGGCCAGCCCTTCTCACAGAAGCAGAG GCTCAAGCCCCTCCAGAAGATGGAGGGCATGACGAACGGCGTGGCTGTGGGGCCGCAGCAGGCCGCGGGGCTGTCGGACATCAGCGCGCAGGTGCAGCAGTACCAGCAGTTTCTGG ATGCCTCGAGGAGTCTCCCTGACTTCTCGGAGCTTGACCTCCAGGGCAAAGTGCTCCCCGAGGGCGTCGGGCCTGGGGACATCAAGGCCTTCCAGGTCCTGTACCGGGAACACTGTGAG GCCATTGTCGACGTCATGGTGAACCTGCAGTTCACCCTGGTGGAGACACTGTGGAAAACCTTCTGGAGGTACAACCTCAGCCAGCCCAACGAGGCGCCTCCGCTGGCCGT GCACGACGAGGCTGAGAAGCGGCTGCCCAAGGCCAGCCTGGTGCTCCTCTCCAAGTTTGAGCCAGTGCTGCAGTGGACCAAGCACTGTGACAACGTGCTGTACCAGGGCCTGGTGGAGATCCTCATCCCTGACGTGCTGCGGCCCATCCCCA GTGCCTTGACCCAAGCGATCCGGAACTTTGCCAAGAGCCTGGAGAGCTGGCTCACCCACGCCATGGTGAACATCCCAGAGGAGATGCTGCGTGTGAAG gTGGCGGCGGCCGGTGCCTTCGCGCAGACGCTGCGACGCTACACGTCGCTCAACCACTTGGCGCAGGCGGCGCGGGCAGTGCTGCAGAACACCGCGCAGATCAACCAGATGCTGAGCGACCTCAACCGCGTGGACTTCGCCAACGTGCAG GAGCAGGCCTCGTGGGTGTGCCGCTGCGAGGACCGCGTGGTGCAGCGTCTGGAGCAGGACTTCAAGGTGACCCTGCAGCAGCAGAACTCACTGGAGCAGTGGGCGGCCTGGCTGGACGGCGTCGTGAGCCAGGTGCTTAAGCCCTACCAGGGCAGCGCCGGCTTCCCCAAGGCCGCCAAGCTCTTCCTCCTTAAGTGGTCCTTCTACAG CTCCATGGTGATCCGGGACCTGACCCTGCGCAGCGCTGCCAGCTTTGGGTCTTTCCACCTCATCCGGCTGCTCTACGACGAGTACATGTACTACCTGATCGAGCACCGCGTGGCCCAGGCCAAGGGCGAGACCCCCATTGCCGTCATGGGCGAG TTCGCCAACCTGACCACCTCGCTGAACCCCCTTGACCCGGACAAAG acgaggaggaggaagaggaggaggagagcgagGACGAGCTGCCACAGGACATCTCACTGGCGGCCGGCGGAGAGTCACCCGCGCTGGGCCCGGACGCCCTGGAGCCGCCGGCCAAGTTGGCAAGGACAGACACACGGGGCCTCTTCGTGCAGGCGCTGCCCTCCAGCTAA